Proteins encoded within one genomic window of Oryza brachyantha chromosome 7, ObraRS2, whole genome shotgun sequence:
- the LOC102700076 gene encoding folate-biopterin transporter 1, chloroplastic-like gives MASSGGSAGREPYDEEAAAAPRRPLELDGRGDASSDHHRSGFIPRYQVGSSKVDTGDRYFDEWQKKLSNTDDVRKSKSGSRYFTVSGVDLSPDNLAVATVYFVQGVLGLARLAVNFYLKDDLHLDPAETAVISGFSSLPWLIKPLYGFISDSIPLFGYRRRSYLILSGFLGALSWSLMATVVDSKYGAAFSILLGSLSVAFSDVVVDSMVVERARGESQSTSGSLQSLCWGSSAFGGIVSAYFSGSLVDTYGVRFVFGVTAFLPLLTSAVAVLVNEHRLSSGERAMSHSGSGFVETSKQHVRQLWSSVKQPNIFLPTMFIFLWQATPKSDSAMFFFITNKLGFTPEFLGRVKLVTSIASLLGVGLYNYFLKAVPLRKIFLVTTIIGSALGMTQVLLVTGLNRQFGISDEWFSIGDSLIITVLSQASFMPVLVLAAKLCPPGMEATLFATLMSISNAGSVSGGLVGAGLTQLFGVTKDSFKNLPLLIVICNLSALLPLPLLGLLPEESGNADQGETKHN, from the exons gattcattcctagatATCAGGTGGGCTCAAGTAAAGTTGATACAGGTGACAGATACTTTGATGAGTGGCAAAAAAAGCTGTCCAATACAGATGATGTCCGCAAGAGCAAGTCTGGGTCAAGATACTTCACAGTCTCTGGGGTGGATCTGTCCCCTGATAATCTGGCAGTTGCAACCGTGTATTTTGTGCAAGGGGTTTTAGGCCTTGCTCGACTTGCTGTCAACTTTTACTTAAAAGATGATCTTCATCTTGATCCTGCCGAG ACTGCAGTTATATCTGGTTTCTCATCCTTACCATGGTTGATCAAGCCTCTGTATGGCTTTATCAG TGATTCCATCCCACTCTTTGGATATCGACGAAGGTCATACCTTATTCTGTCAGGATTCCTTGGTGCTCTTTCATGGAGTTTGATGGCTACTGTGGTGGATAGTAAATATGGTGCAGCATTCTCTATTCTGCTGGGATCACTTTCTGTTGCCTTCTCAGACGTT GTGGTAGATTCTATGGTTGTTGAGAGAGCTCGTGGTGAATCACAGAGTACATCTGGATCTCTCCAGTCACTATGTTGGGGATCCTCAGCATTTGGAGGAATAGTGAGTGCATATTTCAGCGGCTCGCTCGTGGATACCTATGGAGTAAG GTTTGTCTTTGGTGTTACAGCTTTTTTACCCCTGCTGACATCTGCTGTTGCAGTTCTTGTCAATGAACACCGTCTATCTTCAGGGGAACGTGCTATGTCCCACTCTGGTTCAGGATTTGTTGAGACCTCTAAGCAGCATGTCAGGCAGCTTTGGAGTTCAGTAAAGCAACCTAACATTTTCTTGCCTACCATGTTTATATTCCTCTGGCAAGCAACACCTAAATCTGATTcagccatgttttttttcat CACGAATAAGCTCGGGTTCACGCCAGAATTTCTAGGGCGTGTAAAGCTTGTTACATCTATTGCTTCGTTGCTTGGTGTTGGACTTTATAACTATTTTCTAAAAGCGGTCCCTCTAAGGAAAATCTTCCTGGTGACAACTATCATAGGTTCAGCCCTTGGAATGACACAG GTTCTTCTTGTTACTGGGCTTAATCGACAGTTTGGAATCAGTGATGAATGGTTCTCTATTGGGGATTCGTTAATCATTACGGTCCTAAGTCAG GCTTCATTTATGCCAGTTTTGGTGTTAGCAGCTAAATTGTGTCCACCAGGAATGGAAGCAACTCTGTTTGCCACTTTGATGTCCATCTCTAATGCTGGAAGTGTTAGTGGTGGTCTAGTTGGTGCTGGTCTAACTCAGCTTTTTGGAGTCACTAAGGACAGCTTTAAGAATCTACCTCTCTTGATTGTCATCTGCAATCTCAGCGCGCTCCTGCCTCTGCCTCTTCTAGGTCTCCTTCCAGAGGAATCAGGTAATGCAGATCAGGGagaaacaaaacataattGA